The nucleotide window gcctaccttttatattcttgtttagtatgtggcctaccttttatattcttgtttagtatgtggcctacctttttttattcttgtttagtaggtggcctaccttttATATTCTTGTTTAGTATGAGGCCTACCTTTTATATTcttgtttagtatgtggcctaccttttatattcttgtttagtatgtggcctacctggcttgttaggttaggttaggtaaggtaaggtaaggttaggtcaggtaaggttaggttaggttaggctacttaataaaacagatagaatttcgtaggccacattcgaaaggtaggccacatactaaaccggcaccggaAATCCATTGTAATTAGAATATTTGATTACTTGAGAAGGTAAAGACTCGACTTGTatgtttcaggagagagagagagagagagagagagagagagagagagagagattcattatttATGCTTCTAGGTTCATTCCGCAAATGTTCCATTCACTTATATCTATAACTGATGGTGATAAAAAGGGGTTTGATTGGTTATAATTTATTCGAGTCAGATAATCTCtataaaatgtacataattcatcATACCATGGCACAAAACAATAAAGCTCAGAGTTAGACTTCGTACAAAAAGAAGTTTGTGGCAGATGATGGCCAGTTGGCCACAGCTGttttaagagataaaaaaaaaaaaagtcacaatttTGCTCCGTTCTTTCACCTTCGATTATATACAATCCCCACATGTTAATAGTTTTAACATTTTACAGCTGCTAATTCAGGATATActtttctctaataaaaaaaaagagatcgaAGATAAAAATTCCTTCAAAGTCGATTGGATGGAACAAATGTTATTTTTCCATTAAAAATTATTGTAAGATTAGTTGTAAAATGAAAGCTAATTTTTCAGGAAAATCAGAGGTCATTTGAAACCAAGCATGAAATACATTTTCGTTGGCAAAAATACTGAAAACTACTGAATGAGGTCAAAGTTATGTATAAGGACTAAAAAAATTATGAGAAAGAACTTCAATTTTCTTTCTAGAGACCAGATCTTAAAGAAGTCAACTTAATTGTAGCTAGCAGATTGTTCTTTTTCTAATAAAACTACTGGTGCCCATCTAGGAGAAATGTTTGGTCCCCATCAGATaatttttggaagaaaaaaaatatgcacaagTTCCCTTACAGTGACCACATCCTTCTGAAGGAGCATAGAAGATAACTAGGTCCCTTTTCAATGACCAAACCTCCTGTATTCCATCTAAGAAAAATTTCATGCTCGCCTCCAATACCTCAAATCTTCTGGAAGACGTAGAAACTCAAAAATTTCATGCTCGCCTCCAAATTCAAATCTTCTGGAAAACGTAGAAACTAAAAAATTTCGCGCTCGTATCCAATAACTCAAATCTTCTGGAAGACGTAGAAACTCAAAAATTTCGTGCTCGCCTCCAATAACTCCAAATCTTCTGGAAGACGTAGAAACTCAAAAATTTCGTGCTCGCCTCCAATAACTCAAATCTTCTGGAAGACGTAGAAACTCAAAAATTTCGTGCTCGCCTCCAATAACTCAAATCTTCTGGAAGACGTAGAAACTCAAAAATTTCGTGCTCGCCTCCAATAACTCAAATCTTCTGGAAGACGTAGAAACTCAAAAATTTCGTGCTCGCATCCAATAACTCAAATCTTCTGGAAGACGTAGAAACTCAAAAATTTCATGCTCGCCTCCAAATTAAAAGCTTCTGGAAAACGTAGAAACTCAAAAAATTTCATGCTCGCCTCCAATAACTCAAATCTTCTGGAAAACGTAGAAACTCAAAAATTTCGTGCTCGCCTTCAATAACGCAAATCTTCTGGAAGACGTAGAAACTCAAAAATTTCGTGCTCGCCTCCAATAACTCAAATCTTCTGGAAAACGTAGAAACTCAAAAATTTCATGCTCGCCTCCAATAACTCAATTCTTCTGGAAACCGTAGAAACTCAAAAAATTTCATGCTCGCCTCCAATAACTCAATTCTTCTGGAAGACGTAGAAACTCAAAAATTTCGTGCTCGCCTTCAATAACTCAAATCTTTTGGAAGACGTAGAAACACAAAAATTTCGTGCTCGCCTCCAATAACTCAGATCTTCTGGAAGACATAGAAACTCAATAATTTCATGCTCGCCTCCAAATTAAAAGCTTCTGGAAGACGTAAAAACTCAAAAATTTCATGCTCGCCTCCAATAACTCCAATCTTCTGGAACACGTAGAAACTTAAAAATTTCATGCTCGCCCCTAATAACTCAAATCTTCTGGAAAACGTAAACTCAAAAATTTCATGCTCGCCTCCAATAACTCAAATCTGGAAGACGTGGAAACTCAAAAATTTCGTGCTCGCCTCCAATAACTCAAATCTTCTGGAAGACGTAGGATAGAAACTCAATTCCTGTTTTAGAGAAAAGTTTTTCTTTAATTAGTTGCTAGTAAGGAACTCACAAGCCCAGGTCTAGTGACCAAACCTTCCAGAGGCCACCTGGAAGAAAAATACAAGTTCCCTTACGATGACTAAACTTTTTATAGTTCGCCAGTGAGGAAACTCTTTGATGAATACCCACAGGTTAATCTAAGTTGTTAGTTTTGCTTCCCAGCACCTATTTCCCTACTAAATGAAATTTGGGAGATGTGATCCTCCTGCGAGACTTGATGCTATATGCGCTAATTTACCATATTACATCAATAATCTAAAAAAGAATATATGATTAACCTGGCAGCCTTCAAGCACTGGTCTAATTATCCTTTATATTGTATGACAATATATTTTATACGTTGCTAACATGGATATTTCTTCTGGGACAACATGCTAACATGGATATTTCTTCTGGGACAACATGCTAACATGGATATTTCTTCTGGGACAACATGctaacaatggtttcatttttaaaAAATATCTACATATACTGTTTATTGAAGGGCTTATGTCAGCACGGGcccatattctttaaaaaaaaaaatttgcatgacGAAATACAACATATATTAATGTATCTATTTATAATGTACATCGTCTATAAGTTGCTTAACGAGTGAAGCAATTTTCACACTtcgcttttacaaaaaaaaaaaaaaataactttaatcaataaaaaaataacacctaaAACAATGCAGCTCACAGCTGGTAACTGCATCAATCTTTAGTTAAGAAGTTTCATGACTTATTATTTTGATTAAGAAACTGACCTAGAGAAAGAATGATATAACATGCATAAGAAGCTGTTACTTccatacacaaataaaaaaaataataataagaagactgTTGCGAAGAGAAATTCTGCAATCAATTTTAAATTCCAACCttcaaataataacaattataataataataacaattataataataatgaaatacaggAGGCTCCCGGAATGACTTCAACACGTCAAAGACTTCATCCAATTTCAGTCAACGATCGAACTACGAGAGATGGGGGAAGGTCCAACGTCAGCTTACTGCTTGGCGAGTTTTTTGTATTCTTCCTGCGTGACCTCTTCAATGAGGGCATCTCCCCCGGCCTTCTTCTTGCTCTTGTCCCTCTTGATTGAGTGAACTGAAAAGATGAatgacattactactactactactactactactactatcatcacaAATAGAAGAAGGTTATAGAAACAGCAGTGAAAAGAATAAGCTTTGTGTGTTATGTAGTTAGGCAGATGATACAATAGAGCATCCGcctagctgttattattattattattattattattattattattattattattattattatcatcattattattattacttgctaagctacaaccctagttggaaaagcaggatgctataagcccagggaccccaacaaggaaaatagcccagtgaggaaaaaaacttTAGAAGCAATGACATAGAATCAAGGAagttagaaacaccaactaaaaaTGTTGCCACACTTATTACACAGGCTTTGGAAGTTAAGAGGTAAAAGTATACACCTTGTACCAGTCACAAGCGTCCTTCCTCCTAGCAGCGAAGAGTCCTGGCGTGATTAGGCCGACCGTTCGAGACGTGTGAGTGTccgttatgtttttaggtgttggagtggctttgttgaCTACTACTGGTAAAAGCAGTTGGCTAATATCTTTACACCATTACTACAATTAGTAAGGTATCTTAACAGTGCTCCTGATGCTGGTAGGCTACCATCATCATATATTCAATACTATCATTACGTTACTCTCATTACACCATATTTCTCTTTGCCTTAAGAATTATAGATTGTTATATGTATCAAATACTTTCGTAGTACGATTCCTTCTAAACTGCTTTTGCTAACAATACTAtttttatcttgcttgagggtacactcgggcacgttattacatctgtttccctatttcctttcctcactgggccattttcccttttgaagcccttgggcttattccaccctgcttttccaactagggtagttacggttgtagcttagcaagtgttaataataataataataataataataataataataataataataataataataataataataataataatctctgtatCTCCGTAAGGGGTTAATGCCTTCAATGGACTACGTAACTTCATTTGGTGTACTGTAGGTTTAAAGgcggcaactcatgaatggcagaggcacgggacagtggcattgccctatcaagtaggacaatgccctaaagactgaccatagtacatatgatcagcaaccaagccccttctccgcctaagctaagaccaaggagggtcaggcagtggctgctgatgactcagcagatagacctatatgctccccccaaaacccccatccttaactcacaaggacggtgaggttgcagcgacaaaaggaaactaacgagtttgagtgggattcaaaccccagtctgacgatcaccaggtaaggacgctaccaccagggtcATTGCAGCGTTccttttggactctctctctctctctctctctctctctctctctctctctccatgtcgtCATTAAGAAGTATTTTAAGGTGCAAAATGATCTGTAGTTGTCTGACAGAATTCACAaaattaatcagagagagagagagagagagagagagagagagagagagagagtgctcagtGGCTACACAGGCCCTAGCACCGAGGTATGCAGCCCTAATTCCTAAACCCCATTTCTAAGTATAATGATTTCGTGTCTTTTGGAAGAGGAAAGATTCATACCTACAAGTTATTGTACATTTAGATAAATCCATGcttaagaaactaacaagtttcatGTTGTTCTAAACTAATTGAAACTCGTGATAAAGAATATAATCAAATATGAATTAAATAATTGCAATGATTTACTTAAGAATGGGTTGGTCTACTCACTCGTGATCAATTTAGTAGGCTCGTCCGGTTTGGATATTCCTGGTGCCTGGGTGACAACATGGATGCCTATTCCAGCGCCGACCTTGTACACGGGCAGATCATCCAGGGGGATGACAGTGGATGAGACAGGAACAAGGACTGTAAAATACAAAAGAAGGAAGGTTCGTACTATAAATATAGTTATAACGCGTCAGGCTTCTCTCCTTAGATGGGCATAATGCAGATAAATTTCTATTTATGAGAATTTAAGTATAGCAAGAGGAGCCGTTACAGAGTCTAAAGTCTAAGTAACTACTACTTCAGCTAAGTTTGTATTTAAAATACCTGAAGAATAGGTAAAGCAATAGAGTTATTATGGTACGCAAAGTGttcttgtttatttcttctttattcgTACTCTTATGTAAGTATATAGATTATGATAAAGTACCACATATTTGCTTAACACGTTTTTTATGAAAATGCGATTTACATAATTtgaaatttaagaaattaaaaCGATCATCCATCATCGGTAAATTTATCTGTTAATACTAACGGCATGCTATATAGTAAATTCAGTGTTTTTCATAAATAGCAAAGAACCTAGTTGCAAAATTAACTGGAGAAATGGGGCCCATACCTTGCTGGAATTTTTGGTTATCGGATTTTTCGTACAATTTCATCGGTCCCGCAGCCACGGCTGTCATGACCGCTACGATAACAGCTAAGCGCAGCATCTGAGGAACAAGAAATAAATCATAGGGTATAATCAAGGCAGCATCtggtaaataagaaataaatgttattattattattattattattattattattattattattattattattattattattgttataataataataataataataataataataataataataataataataataataataataataataataataataataataataataataataataataataataatattaataataataataataattattattattattattattaatattattattattattattattattattattattattattattattattattattattattattattattattattattattataataataataataataataataataataataataataataataataataataataataataataataataataataataatatataataataataataataataataataataataataataataataataataataattataataataataaaaataataataataataataaaaataataataataataataataataataatattaataataataataataattattattattattattattaatattattattattattattattattattattattattattattattattattattattattattattattattattataataataataataataataataataataataataataataataataataataataataataataataataataataataataattacaattttaataataataataataataataataataataataataataacaataataaaaataataataataataataaaaataataataataataataataataataataattattattattattattattattattattattattattattattattattattattattattattattattattattattattattattattattattattaaattattattattattattataataataataataataataataataataataattataataataataataataatattaataataataataataataataataataataataataataataataataattacaattttaataataataataataataataataataataataataataataataataataataataataataataataataataataataataataataataattacaattttaataataataataataataataataataataataataataataataataataataataataataatataataattattattattaataatattattaaaattattattattattattattaaaattattattattattattattattatattattattattattattattattattattattattattataattattattattataattattaatattattattattattattattattattattattattattattattattattattattattattattattattattattattataataataataataataataataatattaataataataataataataataataataataataataataataattttaataataataataataataataataatattaataataataataataatactaataataataataaaaataataataataataataatattaataataataataatattaataataataataatattaataataataataataataataatattaataataataataataataataataataataataataataataataataataataataataataataataataataataataattacaattttaatactaataataataataataataataataataataatataataataatattaataatattaataataataataataataataataataataataataataataataataataataataataataataataataatgataataataataataataataataattattattattattatttttattattattattattattattatttttattattattattattatttttattattattattattattattattattattattattattattattaaaattgtaattattattattattattattattattaataatattattaaaattattattattattattattattattattattattattattattattattattattattattaatattattattattattattattatattattattattattattattattattattattattattattattaattataataataataataataataataataataataataatatataataataataataataataataataataataataataataataataattttaataataataataataataataataataatattaataataataataataatactaataataataataaaaataataataataataataataataataataataataataataataataataataatattaataataataataatattaataataataataataataataataataataataataataataataataataataataataataataataataataataataataataataattacaattttaatactaataataataataataataataataataataataataataataataataataatattaaNNNNNNNNNNNNNNNNNNNNNNNNNNNNNNNNNNNNNNNNNNNNNNNNNNNNNNNNNNNNNNNNNNNNNNNNNNNNNNNNNNNNNNNNNNNNNNNNNNNNNNNNNNNNNNNNNNNNNNNNNNNNNNNNNNNNNNNNNNNNNNNNNNNNNNNNNNNNNNNNNNNNNNNNNNNNNNNNNNNNNNNNNNNNNNNNNNNNNNNNNNNNNNNNNNNNNNNNNNNNNNNNNNNNNNNNNNNNNNNNNNNNNNNNNNNNNNNNNNNNNNNNNNNNNNNNNNNNNNNNNNNNNNNNNNNNNNNNNNNNNNNNNNNNNNNNNNNNNNNNNNNNNNNNNNNNNNNNNNNNNNNNNNNNNNNNNNNNNNNNNNNNNNNNNNNNNNNNNNNNNNNNNNNNNNNNNNNNNNNNNNNNNNNNNNNNNNNNNNNNNNNNNNNNNNNNNNNNNNNNNNNNNNNNNNNNNNNNNNNNNNNNNNNNNNNNNNNNNNNNNNNNNNNNNNNNNNNNNNNNgtacatgcacatatatatatatatatatacagtgtatatatatatatatatatatacagtgtatatatatatatatatatatgtatatatgtatatatacatatatatatatacatatacatacatacatacatatatgtgtgtgttcttgtatgctgtattacttgggcatgttactctacgtttatatactatatatatatatatatatatatgtatattataatatatatatataatatatatatatatatatatacagtgtatatatatatatagatatatatatatatacagtatatatatatatatatacacatgtatacattatatatatatatatatatatatatgtatatgtatatatatacatatatatatatatatatacatatacatacatacatacatatatgtgtgtgttcttgtatgctGTATTACTTGGGCATGTTTACTCtacgtttatatactgtatatatatatatatatatgtatatataatatatatatatatatatatatactgtatatatataatcttattacttattctttacttctccatttcttttcCACAATGTGTATCATTTTGCTCTCTCCAACCAGGGATGcaaagcttggctaataataattataacaacaataattataataacaacaataacaacaatacagGTCCATAGGTTGGCCTGTCCAAACGCCCAATTAATGGCCAT belongs to Palaemon carinicauda isolate YSFRI2023 chromosome 17, ASM3689809v2, whole genome shotgun sequence and includes:
- the LOC137656692 gene encoding uncharacterized protein, which translates into the protein MLRLAVIVAVMTAVAAGPMKLYEKSDNQKFQQVLVPVSSTVIPLDDLPVYKVGAGIGIHVVTQAPGISKPDEPTKLITIHSIKRDKSKKKAGGDALIEEVTQEEYKKLAKQ